One Lepus europaeus isolate LE1 chromosome X, mLepTim1.pri, whole genome shotgun sequence genomic window carries:
- the ZNF41 gene encoding LOW QUALITY PROTEIN: zinc finger protein 41 (The sequence of the model RefSeq protein was modified relative to this genomic sequence to represent the inferred CDS: substituted 1 base at 1 genomic stop codon): MPANEDSPPWSPAEAAAGHQEVRTEQIQGQESIQQGRIVLLQVSVSFQDVTVDFSREEWQHLDPAQRRLYRDVTLENYSHLLSVGYQVPKPDAIFKLEQGEGPWTLETEAPHQSCSGEXNVVKIQQQRFSRDVSFHHEKLDPPIREDVLCSILEGLWQDNDQLEHYQENQKNPLSIVKILIKEKGYEFEKLIHVTTKLVPSIKKLHNGDTIGKNLKHSLNLHNHNESNATNNFGKVFGNGNSFTHSFSSIKNETTNTVAKAIEHNQCENHLGHKQALIHHENTQTGEKLYVCTECVKGFTHKSHLFGHQRVHAGEKSHECNQSEKVLTQKPQLDGAQRIYPGAKPHLCTQCGKAFTLKSNLITHQKIHTGQKPYKCSECGKAFFRKSNLFRHLRSHTGEKPYECNECGKGFSQHSDLSIHQKIHTGEKHYECSDCGKAFRIKPALRMHHRIHTGEKPYVCTECGKAFIQKSHFNTHQRIHTGEKPYECSDCRKSFTKKSQLHVHQRIHTGEKPYICTACGKVFNHRTNLTTHQKTHPGEKPYVCAECGKAFTDQSNLIKHQKTHTGEKPYKCNGCGKAFIWKSRLKIHQKSHIGERHFECKECGKAFIQKSTLSVHQRIHTGEKPYVCPECGKAFIQKSHFIAHHRIHTGEKPYECSDCGKRFTKKSQLRVHQKIHTGEKPNLCAECGKAFTDRSNLITHQKIHTREKPYKCSDCGKTFTWKSCLNIHQKSHTGERHYKCNKCGEAFIQKATLSMHQIIHTGKEPYACTECQKAFTDRSNLIKHQKTHSGEKHYTDSD; the protein is encoded by the exons ATGCCAGCCAATGAGGACTCCCCACCATGGTCCCCTGCTGAGGCTGCAGCAGGTCACCAAGAGGTGAGGACGGAACAGATCCAGGGACAGGAAAGCATTCAGCAAGGGAG GATTGTGTTGTTACAGGTATCAGTGTCATTCCAGGATGTGACTGTGGACTTCAGCAGGGAGGAGTGGCAGCACTTGGACCCTGCTCAGAGGCGGCTGTACCGGGATGTGACACTGGAGAACTACAGTCACCTGCTCTCAGTGG GGTACCAAGTTCCCAAACCAGATGCcatcttcaagttggagcaaggagagGGGCCGTGGACTTTGGAGACGGAAGCTCCACATCAGAGCTGTTCAGGTGAGTGA aATGTTGTTAAAATTCAACAACAGAGATTTTCTAGAGACGTTTCATTCCACCATGAGAAACTTGATCCACCAATAAGAGAAGATGTGTTGTGCTCCATTTTAGAAGGACTGTGGCAAGATAATGACCAACTGGAACACTATCAGGAAAACCAAAAGAACCCTTTAAGTATTGTAAAAATATTGATCAAGGAGAAGGGATATGAATTTGAAAAACTAATTCATGTGACTACCAAGCTTGTTCCTTCAATTAAAAAACTCCATAACGGTGACACAATTGGAAAGAATTTGAAGCACTCTTTAAACTTACATAATCATAATGAAAGCAATGCAACAAATAACTTTGGTAAGGTTTTCGGAAATGGCAACAGTTTCACCCATAGCTTTTCCTCCATTAAGAATGAGACTACGAATACAGTAGCAAAAGCTATTGAACACAATCAATGTGAAAACCATCTGGGCCACAAGCAAGCTCTCATCCACCACGAGAACACCCAGACTGGGGAGAAACTTTATGTATGCACCGAATGTGTAAAGGGCTTCACCCACAAGTCACATCTCTTTGGACATCAGAGAGTCCACGCTGGGGAAAAATCCCACGAATGCAACCAAAGCGAGAAAGTCCTCACTCAGAAGCCACAACTTGATGGAGCTCAGCGAATTTACCCAGGAGCAAAACCTCACCTATGTACTCAGTGTGGGAAGGCTTTTACCCTCAAGTCAAATCTCATTACACATCAGAAAATTCATACTGGGCAGAAACCCTATAAATGCagtgaatgtggaaaagcctttttccGGAAATCAAATCTCTTTAGACATCTGAGAAGCCATACGGGAGAAAAACCCTATGAATGCAATGAATGTGGAAAGGGCTTCTCCCAGCATTCAGACCTCAGTATACATCAGAAaatccacactggagagaaacactatgaatgcagtgactgtgggaaaGCATTCAGAATAAAACCAGCACTGAGGATGCATCACAGAATCCACACGGGAGAGAAACCTTATGTGTGCACTGAGTGTGGGAAGGCCTTCATCCAGAAATCACACTTCAATACCCATCAGAGGATTCACACTGGagaaaaaccttatgaatgcagcgACTGTAGGAAATCATTCACCAAGAAGTCACAACTCCATGTGCATCAAAGAATCCACACGGGAGAGAAACCCTATATATGTACAGCGTGTGGAAAGGTCTTCAATCACAGGACAAATCTCACAACACATCAGAAGACTCATCCCGGAGAGAAACCCTATGTGTGTGCTGAATGTGGAAAGGCTTTTACTGATCAGTCAAATCTCATTAAACACCAGAAAactcacactggagagaagcctTATAAATGCAATGGTTGTGGAAAGGCCTTCATATGGAAGTCACGCCTCAAAATACATCAGAAATCTCATATTGGAGAGAGACACTTTGAATGCaaggaatgtgggaaagcctttatcCAGAAATCCACACTAAGTGTGCATCAGAGAATCCATACAGGAGAGAAACCCTACGTCTGTCCCGAATGCGGGAAGGCCTTCATCCAGAAGTCACACTTCATTGCACATCATAgaattcatactggagagaagccttatgaatgcagtgactgtgggaaGCGTTTCACTAAGAAGTCACAACTCCGTGTGCATCAGAAGATTCACACTGGGGAAAAACCCAATCTATGTGCTGAGTGTGGAAAGGCGTTCACTGACCGCTCAAATCTCATAACACACCAGAAAATCCATACTAGGGAGAAACCCTACAaatgcagtgactgtgggaaaACGTTCACCTGGAAGTCATGCCTCAATATACATCAGAAATCTCATACTGGAGAGAGACACTACAAATGCAACAAGTGTGGGGAAGCTTTCATCCAGAAAGCAACACTAAGTATGCATCAGATAATTCATACAGGAAAGGAACCTTATGCTTGCACAGAATGTCAGAAAGCTTTCACTGACAGGTCAAATCTCATTAAACACCAGAAAACACACAGTGGAGAAAAACACTATACAGACAGTGACTGA